From Chryseobacterium gallinarum, one genomic window encodes:
- a CDS encoding methionine ABC transporter ATP-binding protein — translation MIEIRNISKTFYQKKQSFKALDQVSLNIEKGDIVGIIGFSGAGKSTLIRTVNLLERPDEGQIIINGKDFTQLSSKQLAEERKKIGMIFQHFNLLSSRTVFDNVALPLELDRLSKEQIHKKVYELLKIVGLENKANDYPKSLSGGQKQRVAIARALANDPHLLLCDEATSALDPVTTQSILQLLRDINQRLGITILLITHEMEVIKTVCNHVAVIDHGKLLAKGTLSEIISNRENPVIRQFINSDIMILPQELTRRIQKEPQDGLFPLVELELNANISVEEILSTLHHQYKIPCKLLKAEVEYFGNSNFGKLLLQLQGKTEENQQAIYYFNQNKIQNTVKGYA, via the coding sequence ATGATAGAAATCAGGAACATTTCAAAAACATTTTATCAGAAAAAGCAATCCTTCAAAGCGCTGGATCAGGTAAGCCTCAATATAGAAAAGGGTGATATTGTAGGAATCATCGGCTTTTCCGGTGCCGGAAAAAGTACGCTAATCCGTACGGTAAATCTACTGGAAAGACCTGATGAAGGTCAGATTATCATTAATGGAAAAGACTTTACCCAATTAAGTTCAAAACAACTGGCGGAAGAACGCAAAAAAATAGGAATGATCTTCCAGCATTTCAACCTGCTTTCCTCAAGGACTGTTTTTGATAATGTAGCCCTTCCTTTGGAGCTTGACCGTCTCAGCAAGGAACAGATTCATAAAAAAGTATACGAACTGCTGAAAATTGTAGGTCTTGAAAATAAAGCCAACGATTATCCCAAAAGCCTTTCCGGAGGTCAGAAGCAGAGAGTAGCGATCGCCAGGGCATTAGCCAATGACCCTCACCTGCTTCTTTGTGACGAAGCTACCAGTGCCCTTGACCCGGTAACTACACAATCTATCCTGCAATTGTTGAGAGATATCAATCAAAGGCTGGGCATTACCATTCTTCTGATTACTCACGAAATGGAAGTCATCAAAACAGTATGCAACCATGTTGCTGTGATAGACCACGGAAAATTATTAGCTAAAGGAACTTTAAGTGAGATCATTTCCAACAGGGAAAATCCTGTGATCCGCCAATTTATAAATTCAGACATTATGATCCTGCCCCAAGAGCTTACCCGCAGAATACAAAAGGAACCCCAAGACGGACTGTTTCCTCTTGTTGAATTAGAGCTTAACGCAAACATCAGTGTTGAAGAAATCCTGTCAACATTACATCATCAATATAAAATTCCTTGTAAACTTCTAAAAGCCGAGGTAGAATATTTCGGGAATTCGAACTTTGGAAAGCTGTTGCTACAGCTCCAGGGGAAGACTGAGGAAAACCAGCAGGCTATTTATTATTTCAATCAAAATAAAATTCAAAATACAGTAAAAGGATATGCTTAG
- a CDS encoding Gfo/Idh/MocA family protein → MDNNTSRRNFIKTAALAGFGALVLPNSLFAYSNDFKTDKKVRVGFIGVGLRGQEHVKLLAKRSDVEIVAFADPDKRMLAASQKILKDNSKPAAQEFSNGEYDYRNLLKLKTIDAVVIATPWEWHLPQGVEAMRARKIVGMEVSGAIKLQDCWEFVKVYEETKVPIFMMENVCYRRDIMAILNMVRKGMFGELVHGRGGYQHDLRGVLFNDGITPYNSGAEFGDKGFSEAKWRTEHYVKRNGELYPTHGLGPVAMMMDINRGNRLTRLSSFSSKSVGLHKYIVEHPKGGENHPNAKVKFNQGDIVTTQIACANGETILLTHDTSLQRPYDLGFRVQGTEGLWQDFGWGDFNQGHIYFEKTMNHTHRWENTEKWMKEYDHPMWKKFENTAAGAGHGGMDFFVMNTFIECIKRNIEFPMDVYDLALWYSITPLSEESIAKGGQVVDIPDFTNGKWKTRKPVFGMTDEF, encoded by the coding sequence ATGGACAATAATACTTCCCGTAGAAATTTTATTAAAACTGCTGCCCTGGCAGGTTTTGGTGCTCTGGTTTTACCCAATTCATTATTCGCATATTCAAATGATTTTAAAACCGATAAAAAAGTCCGGGTAGGATTTATCGGTGTCGGACTTCGTGGACAGGAACATGTAAAGTTGCTTGCCAAACGCAGTGATGTGGAAATCGTAGCTTTTGCAGATCCGGATAAAAGAATGCTGGCTGCTTCACAAAAGATATTAAAAGACAACAGTAAGCCGGCTGCCCAGGAATTTTCTAACGGTGAATATGACTATCGAAATCTTTTAAAACTCAAAACAATAGATGCTGTGGTCATTGCTACTCCATGGGAATGGCATCTTCCTCAGGGTGTGGAAGCCATGCGCGCCAGAAAGATTGTGGGAATGGAAGTTTCGGGAGCTATAAAACTGCAGGACTGCTGGGAGTTTGTCAAAGTATACGAGGAAACCAAAGTTCCTATTTTCATGATGGAAAATGTCTGCTACCGCAGGGATATTATGGCAATCCTGAACATGGTGCGCAAAGGAATGTTTGGAGAACTAGTCCATGGAAGAGGCGGTTATCAGCATGACCTGAGAGGAGTACTTTTCAATGACGGAATCACCCCTTATAACTCAGGAGCAGAGTTTGGTGATAAAGGTTTCAGTGAAGCCAAATGGAGAACGGAGCATTATGTAAAACGAAATGGAGAATTATATCCTACTCATGGGCTGGGACCGGTTGCTATGATGATGGATATCAACCGTGGGAACCGTCTCACGAGACTGTCTTCTTTCTCTTCAAAATCTGTAGGGCTTCATAAATATATCGTAGAACATCCTAAAGGAGGAGAAAATCATCCGAATGCGAAAGTGAAATTTAATCAGGGAGATATTGTAACCACTCAGATTGCGTGTGCCAACGGGGAAACCATTCTTTTAACACATGATACCAGCTTGCAGAGACCTTATGATTTAGGATTCAGAGTACAGGGAACTGAAGGATTATGGCAGGATTTCGGCTGGGGAGATTTCAACCAGGGACATATCTATTTTGAAAAAACAATGAACCATACCCATCGCTGGGAGAATACTGAAAAATGGATGAAAGAATATGATCATCCGATGTGGAAAAAATTTGAAAATACTGCAGCAGGAGCAGGACACGGAGGAATGGATTTCTTTGTGATGAATACTTTTATTGAATGCATCAAACGAAATATAGAATTCCCTATGGATGTGTATGACCTTGCTTTATGGTATTCCATCACCCCGCTGAGTGAAGAATCTATTGCTAAAGGCGGACAGGTTGTAGATATCCCTGATTTTACCAATGGAAAATGGAAAACCCGTAAACCTGTATTTGGAATGACCGATGAGTTCTAA
- a CDS encoding DNA-deoxyinosine glycosylase produces the protein MQNRIFSFPPIIDSQSQILILGSIPGGKSLEKQQYYAHPQNKFWRIILTLVNEEFTEDYAQRIETLKKHHIALWDVIDSCERKGSLDSEIKNEEANQIAGLLEAHPNIKAIFCNGGKSYKNLVKLLGKDNDLPVFLLPSTSPAYTIPFEKKLEEWKKILGFLK, from the coding sequence ATGCAAAACCGTATTTTTTCATTTCCTCCCATTATCGACTCTCAATCTCAAATTCTGATCCTGGGTTCCATTCCGGGAGGCAAATCACTGGAAAAACAGCAATATTATGCCCATCCCCAGAACAAATTCTGGAGGATTATATTGACATTGGTAAACGAAGAATTTACGGAAGACTATGCCCAAAGAATTGAAACATTAAAAAAGCATCATATTGCCCTCTGGGATGTCATAGATTCCTGCGAAAGAAAAGGAAGCCTGGATTCTGAAATTAAAAATGAAGAGGCCAATCAGATTGCCGGCCTGCTGGAAGCACATCCGAATATCAAAGCGATTTTTTGTAACGGCGGAAAGTCTTATAAAAACCTGGTCAAATTGTTGGGAAAGGATAATGATTTACCTGTTTTTTTACTGCCGTCAACCAGTCCGGCTTATACCATTCCATTTGAAAAGAAATTAGAGGAATGGAAAAAGATTCTTGGTTTTCTAAAATAA
- a CDS encoding S9 family peptidase: MKLKYSLLALAAPLLMNAQQVMTPEILWTLKKVGVQAVSPDQASLIYKVGQVDLKTEKTKNENYFLNVLNHQSTKIDFGKKSLIQWDKNGIYAQEGDKIYLSRDTGKTWNDFYTIGEADNIVISPDGKRIAFSKQVLVEKLMGKDKYADTPKTTAQVYTDLNHRHWDYFNEGKYNHIFVVNTADKVEAAKDLLEGKTWDSPQRPFGGTEDFIWSPDSSQLLYVTKPKSGKEYAISTNTDIFAYDMASGTTKNLTESNKGYDVNPKFSPDGKSLVWQSMARDGYEADKNDIKIMDWKSGKTTNLTAGWDDSVSGDVLWGADSKTIYFTAAYRGTKQLFSLDSKSAKVQQITKGDFDVNEIFTDNKTSLLVGRTDVNHATELFSVNLKNGEMKQVTEVNKETYAKLAQGKSELKMVKTSDGKEMGVWFHYPPNFDPNKKYPTLVYCQGGPQSALTQYFSTRWNFALMTANGYIVVAPNRRGMPGWGTKWNEDISRDWGGQPMRDYLAATDYAKTLPYVDGDRVAAVGASYGGYSVFMLAGIHENRFKTFIAHDGLFDMKSWYLTTEELWFANWDIGSPWEKPQPKAYTEFNPSNFVEKWNKPIMIVQGGIDFRVPYEQGQEAFQAAKLRGLKSKLVYFPNENHWVLHPQNGLVWQREFFDWLKETL; the protein is encoded by the coding sequence ATGAAACTTAAGTACAGTCTGCTGGCTCTGGCAGCTCCGCTTTTAATGAATGCACAACAAGTAATGACGCCTGAAATTCTTTGGACTTTGAAAAAAGTAGGAGTACAGGCAGTTTCACCGGATCAGGCTTCTCTTATCTATAAAGTAGGACAGGTGGATCTGAAAACAGAAAAAACAAAAAACGAGAACTATTTCCTGAATGTTCTTAATCATCAATCCACGAAAATTGATTTTGGTAAAAAATCTCTCATCCAATGGGATAAAAATGGGATTTATGCTCAGGAAGGAGATAAAATTTATCTTTCCAGAGATACAGGAAAAACCTGGAACGATTTTTATACCATCGGGGAAGCTGATAATATCGTGATTTCTCCGGATGGAAAAAGAATTGCTTTCAGCAAGCAGGTGCTGGTAGAAAAACTAATGGGAAAAGATAAATATGCAGATACTCCCAAAACTACGGCCCAAGTCTATACTGATCTGAATCACAGACACTGGGATTACTTTAATGAAGGAAAATACAACCATATATTTGTTGTGAATACAGCAGATAAAGTAGAGGCTGCAAAAGATCTTCTCGAAGGTAAAACTTGGGATTCTCCTCAGAGACCTTTTGGTGGAACGGAAGATTTTATCTGGAGCCCGGATTCTTCACAGCTTTTATATGTTACAAAACCTAAAAGCGGAAAAGAGTATGCAATAAGTACCAACACGGATATTTTTGCTTACGACATGGCTTCAGGAACTACAAAAAACCTTACAGAATCAAATAAAGGTTACGATGTAAACCCTAAATTCAGCCCGGATGGAAAGTCTTTGGTTTGGCAAAGTATGGCCAGAGATGGTTATGAAGCGGATAAAAATGATATAAAAATCATGGATTGGAAGAGCGGAAAGACCACTAACCTTACAGCCGGCTGGGATGATAGTGTTTCCGGGGATGTTCTTTGGGGAGCCGATTCAAAAACAATTTATTTTACGGCAGCCTACAGAGGAACAAAGCAGCTTTTCTCCCTGGATTCAAAATCAGCAAAAGTACAACAGATTACAAAAGGGGATTTCGATGTTAACGAAATTTTCACCGATAATAAAACCTCACTCTTAGTAGGAAGAACAGATGTAAACCATGCTACGGAATTATTTTCTGTGAATCTTAAAAATGGGGAAATGAAACAGGTTACCGAAGTGAATAAAGAGACCTATGCCAAGCTGGCGCAGGGAAAATCTGAACTTAAAATGGTAAAAACTTCGGACGGTAAAGAAATGGGAGTATGGTTCCATTATCCACCTAACTTTGATCCGAATAAAAAGTACCCGACTTTAGTTTACTGCCAGGGAGGCCCGCAATCTGCATTGACACAGTATTTCAGTACCAGATGGAATTTTGCTTTAATGACGGCAAACGGATATATCGTAGTAGCACCTAACAGAAGAGGAATGCCAGGCTGGGGGACAAAATGGAATGAAGATATTTCCAGAGATTGGGGAGGACAGCCGATGAGAGATTATCTTGCCGCTACAGATTACGCCAAGACCCTTCCTTACGTAGACGGAGACAGGGTAGCAGCTGTAGGAGCAAGCTATGGTGGGTACAGTGTGTTTATGTTAGCAGGGATCCACGAAAACAGATTCAAAACGTTTATCGCACACGATGGATTGTTTGATATGAAATCATGGTATCTGACCACTGAAGAACTTTGGTTTGCAAACTGGGATATCGGTTCTCCGTGGGAAAAGCCTCAACCAAAAGCCTATACAGAATTCAATCCGAGCAATTTTGTAGAAAAATGGAACAAACCGATTATGATTGTTCAGGGAGGAATTGATTTCCGTGTTCCTTATGAACAAGGGCAGGAGGCATTCCAGGCTGCCAAATTAAGAGGATTGAAATCTAAACTGGTCTATTTCCCGAACGAAAACCACTGGGTACTTCATCCGCAGAACGGGTTGGTATGGCAGAGAGAATTCTTCGATTGGCTGAAAGAAACATTATAA
- a CDS encoding EamA family transporter, whose product MSNSKNKWLVPLAFTNIYVIWGITFLAISFGLKGFPPFILSGLRFLVAGILMIGYLLSKGEKANSLINWKKNAITGILILTGGTGLVAWGEQYVTASEAAISIATGPFWFIAIDKKNWKYYFSDKFIPIGLVIGFVGLVLFLKGSVNSNAAHIVANGQLRITAFVVLGLSSVAWVLGSLYSKKNPASQSTFMNIAQQLIIAGLASFLIAFLRKEWVGFTVSAIPLPAWLGVLFLIFFGSIIAYLSYIWLLSVKPAALVSTHTYINPIVTVIAGWIVAHQSINGSQLYGLSIILLGVLLTNVTKYFKLSKRSKVKLRRLRRFFNKPGKRYQPV is encoded by the coding sequence ATGAGCAATTCTAAAAACAAATGGCTGGTTCCATTGGCATTTACGAACATCTATGTAATATGGGGAATTACGTTTTTAGCTATTTCATTTGGCTTGAAGGGTTTTCCACCATTCATTCTTTCAGGATTGAGATTTCTGGTCGCTGGAATCTTGATGATTGGATATCTCCTGTCGAAAGGGGAAAAAGCAAATTCTTTGATCAACTGGAAAAAGAATGCTATTACCGGAATTCTGATTCTTACAGGCGGAACCGGGCTTGTGGCCTGGGGGGAGCAGTATGTGACAGCGTCAGAAGCTGCCATTTCTATTGCTACCGGGCCGTTCTGGTTTATTGCAATTGATAAAAAGAATTGGAAATATTATTTTTCAGATAAATTTATCCCGATCGGGTTGGTCATTGGATTTGTAGGATTGGTATTATTTCTAAAGGGAAGTGTGAACTCTAATGCAGCTCATATTGTAGCGAACGGCCAACTCCGTATTACGGCATTTGTTGTGTTGGGATTAAGCTCCGTAGCATGGGTATTGGGTTCTTTGTATTCGAAAAAAAATCCGGCTTCACAGTCTACTTTTATGAACATCGCTCAACAGCTTATCATAGCTGGTTTAGCTTCCTTTTTGATTGCTTTTTTAAGAAAAGAATGGGTTGGTTTTACAGTTTCAGCAATTCCGTTACCGGCATGGCTAGGAGTTCTATTTTTGATATTCTTTGGATCTATAATCGCTTATTTGTCGTACATTTGGCTCTTGTCCGTAAAACCCGCTGCGCTGGTAAGCACCCATACCTATATTAATCCTATTGTCACGGTGATTGCAGGCTGGATTGTAGCCCATCAAAGCATCAATGGAAGCCAGCTATATGGTTTATCAATTATATTGCTGGGAGTACTTCTGACGAATGTTACCAAGTACTTCAAGCTTTCAAAACGGTCAAAAGTTAAACTAAGAAGATTAAGAAGATTTTTTAATAAGCCAGGCAAACGATATCAGCCTGTTTAA
- a CDS encoding type IA DNA topoisomerase: MKLCIAEKPSVARDIAKVLGATTPKQGYMEGNGYCVTWTFGHLCTLKEPHDYGPQFKSWNLFSLPIIPSSFGIKLIPNKGVENQFKVIEKLVENCDEVINCGDAGQEGELIQRWVLQKAKCNKPIQRLWISSLTEEAIKEGFANLKPAEDYKNLYLAGNARAIGDWLLGINATRLFTKKFGGNKAVLSIGRVQTPTLAMLVQRQKEIDAFTVEEYWELKTKYRDVIFNAAIDRLKTLERAEKGLEYLKVNPFEIVSFEIKEGKEKNPRLFDLTGLQVEANKKYGYSAENTLNYIQSLYEKKHVTYPRVDTTYLSESLYPKIEGILQKMYPYQDLIAPLLEAPIPKSKAVFDDTKVTDHHAIIPTEVPPSQNLSREEKLIYDLIAKRFIAVFYPECKISNTLVEGKVGTIPFKTSGRQVLEPGWRAVYAKEPKEESADKEKEKEEEQTIPEFVVGETGPHDPMIHQGKTSPPKPYTEATLLRAMETAGKQVEDEELRELLKNNGIGRPSTRANIIETLFKRKYIEKKRKNLFATQTGIQLIDTIEDELLKSPELTGEWELKLRKIEKGEYEANLFKEELIQMVTELTEKVVYGKGKVITLQEEEKEQVKEKKKREPAQKKELQPWEETQCPKCKTHNLLKGKTAVGCSDFKNCGFKISFEIFGKKLSDKQLMDLILKGKTSKLKGFNAHPDTLTEGVLVLSDDFLISLS; this comes from the coding sequence ATGAAATTATGTATTGCCGAAAAACCAAGTGTTGCCAGAGATATTGCCAAAGTATTAGGTGCTACTACACCTAAACAAGGCTATATGGAAGGAAACGGCTATTGTGTGACATGGACCTTCGGACATCTTTGTACCCTCAAAGAGCCTCATGATTACGGACCACAGTTCAAATCATGGAATTTGTTTTCACTGCCGATTATTCCCAGCAGTTTCGGAATAAAGCTGATTCCCAATAAAGGCGTTGAAAACCAGTTTAAGGTGATTGAAAAATTAGTTGAAAACTGTGACGAGGTTATCAATTGTGGGGATGCCGGGCAAGAGGGAGAATTGATTCAGCGTTGGGTATTGCAAAAGGCAAAGTGTAACAAACCAATACAGCGTTTATGGATTTCTTCCCTGACGGAAGAAGCTATCAAAGAAGGTTTTGCCAATCTGAAGCCTGCTGAAGATTATAAAAATCTTTATCTGGCCGGAAATGCCAGAGCCATAGGAGACTGGCTGCTGGGAATTAACGCAACCAGGCTTTTCACCAAAAAATTCGGAGGGAATAAGGCGGTGCTTTCCATCGGGAGAGTGCAGACTCCCACTTTAGCCATGCTGGTTCAGCGTCAGAAAGAAATAGATGCCTTTACCGTAGAAGAATACTGGGAACTGAAAACCAAATACCGGGATGTTATTTTTAATGCCGCTATTGATCGGTTAAAGACCCTGGAACGTGCAGAAAAAGGACTGGAATATCTTAAAGTAAATCCTTTTGAGATCGTTTCTTTTGAAATTAAAGAAGGAAAAGAAAAAAATCCGCGGCTTTTTGACCTAACCGGGCTCCAGGTGGAAGCTAACAAAAAATACGGATATTCGGCGGAGAATACACTTAATTATATTCAGAGTCTCTACGAAAAGAAACATGTAACCTATCCACGTGTAGACACCACCTATCTATCCGAGAGCTTATATCCGAAAATAGAAGGAATTCTACAAAAAATGTACCCTTACCAGGATCTGATTGCTCCATTGCTGGAAGCTCCTATTCCAAAGTCTAAAGCTGTTTTTGACGATACAAAAGTAACCGATCACCATGCCATCATCCCTACAGAAGTTCCGCCGTCTCAAAACCTGAGCAGAGAAGAAAAACTGATTTATGATCTGATTGCCAAACGTTTTATTGCTGTTTTCTATCCGGAATGTAAAATCTCAAATACCCTGGTAGAAGGAAAGGTAGGGACTATTCCTTTTAAAACCAGCGGAAGGCAGGTCCTGGAGCCGGGATGGAGAGCTGTTTATGCAAAGGAACCCAAAGAAGAGTCTGCAGATAAGGAAAAGGAAAAAGAAGAAGAACAAACCATTCCTGAATTTGTAGTGGGAGAAACCGGTCCACACGACCCTATGATCCACCAGGGAAAAACATCACCTCCGAAACCTTACACTGAAGCAACCTTACTGAGGGCTATGGAAACGGCGGGAAAGCAGGTAGAAGATGAAGAACTGCGCGAATTACTGAAAAACAATGGGATCGGAAGACCATCCACCCGTGCCAATATTATTGAAACCCTTTTCAAAAGAAAATACATCGAAAAGAAAAGGAAAAACCTGTTTGCCACCCAAACCGGAATCCAGCTGATCGATACCATCGAAGACGAGCTTTTAAAAAGCCCGGAACTGACCGGTGAATGGGAATTAAAACTTCGTAAGATTGAAAAGGGCGAATATGAAGCCAATCTTTTTAAAGAAGAACTTATTCAGATGGTAACAGAACTTACTGAAAAAGTGGTGTATGGAAAAGGAAAAGTTATTACATTACAGGAAGAAGAGAAAGAACAGGTAAAGGAAAAGAAAAAAAGAGAACCTGCCCAGAAAAAAGAACTTCAACCCTGGGAAGAAACTCAATGTCCGAAATGTAAAACACACAATCTACTCAAAGGAAAAACAGCTGTCGGATGCTCCGATTTTAAGAATTGTGGTTTTAAAATCAGTTTTGAAATCTTTGGAAAGAAACTTTCTGATAAACAGTTGATGGATCTCATTTTAAAAGGAAAAACTTCAAAACTGAAAGGCTTTAATGCACATCCCGACACATTGACAGAAGGAGTTCTGGTTCTGAGTGATGATTTCCTGATATCACTTTCTTAG
- a CDS encoding phage holin family protein, whose protein sequence is MNLLIRLFITAIVAYLLTKILPGVQFESFSSAIIFAIVLGILNIFVKPILSLFGLPLTIITLGLFALVINAAIILIADYFIDSMVVNGFWWALIFSILLSIVTSLANSMFSDGD, encoded by the coding sequence ATGAACTTACTTATCCGATTGTTTATTACGGCAATAGTTGCGTACCTTTTAACTAAAATTTTACCGGGAGTCCAATTTGAAAGCTTTTCTTCAGCTATTATTTTTGCGATTGTACTGGGAATCCTGAATATCTTTGTAAAACCGATTTTAAGTCTGTTTGGCCTTCCGCTTACTATTATTACATTGGGCCTTTTTGCCCTGGTGATTAATGCAGCCATTATCCTGATTGCAGATTATTTTATAGACAGCATGGTGGTAAATGGTTTCTGGTGGGCACTTATTTTTAGTATACTTTTGTCAATTGTAACTTCTTTGGCCAATTCAATGTTTTCAGACGGAGATTAA
- a CDS encoding PaaI family thioesterase, translated as MTPEKKKLITDSFHRSETLKFYRAELLEVETDFISMKIPKMELMTRKAGMFNGAMIASLVDVSSGYAAVSHYEEDCYVVTVELKVNYLRPAMGDALVSKSYVVKGGAKISVVRTEIYVLDEKSGSESHCATSLVTMMKIK; from the coding sequence ATGACCCCAGAAAAAAAGAAACTCATTACAGACAGCTTCCATCGGTCCGAAACATTAAAATTTTACAGGGCAGAATTACTGGAAGTGGAAACCGATTTCATTTCCATGAAAATTCCTAAAATGGAATTGATGACCAGAAAAGCCGGAATGTTTAATGGAGCTATGATTGCCTCCCTGGTGGATGTTTCCTCAGGATATGCCGCAGTAAGTCACTATGAAGAAGATTGTTATGTAGTGACGGTAGAATTAAAGGTTAATTATCTTCGTCCCGCGATGGGAGATGCACTGGTTTCAAAATCTTATGTGGTTAAAGGAGGAGCAAAAATTAGTGTGGTCAGAACAGAAATTTATGTTTTGGATGAAAAATCCGGGTCGGAAAGTCATTGTGCTACTTCTTTGGTGACGATGATGAAAATAAAATAA
- a CDS encoding sugar phosphate nucleotidyltransferase, which produces MSSKKTLLILAGGLGSRYKGLKQIDGILDNGSPILEYSIFDALEAGFGKVVIIVNSLIPQSYIERLNGIAKEKEFELQWIYQEMNSIPIQGFDYLEREKPWGTAHAVLCAKYAIQEPFVMINADDFYGKEAYQLAAHEIDHQHISESQFGMIAYPVNTTLSGHGAVARGICALDSDNFLIKVEEQTSIQKINDSIIYSENGKNIRLDPGTLVSMNFFIFHPNIFCALEAYFYDFIESLPMPEQEFYIPSAVQRMIDENKIKVLVKASPSQWMGVTYADDKKVIKNFLITEIQKNRYPEDLWK; this is translated from the coding sequence ATGAGTTCTAAGAAAACATTACTCATATTGGCAGGCGGATTAGGAAGCCGGTATAAAGGATTAAAACAAATAGATGGAATACTTGACAACGGATCCCCGATCCTGGAGTATTCTATCTTTGATGCATTGGAAGCAGGCTTTGGTAAAGTAGTCATTATTGTCAATTCATTAATTCCCCAGAGCTATATTGAGCGGCTGAACGGTATAGCCAAAGAAAAAGAATTTGAATTGCAATGGATTTATCAGGAAATGAATAGTATCCCGATACAGGGCTTTGATTACCTGGAACGTGAAAAACCATGGGGAACCGCTCATGCCGTTCTTTGTGCAAAGTATGCAATACAGGAACCTTTTGTTATGATCAATGCCGATGATTTTTATGGTAAAGAAGCTTATCAGCTGGCAGCACATGAAATTGACCACCAGCATATTTCAGAATCGCAGTTTGGAATGATTGCTTATCCTGTAAATACAACCCTGAGCGGACATGGAGCTGTAGCAAGAGGAATATGTGCATTAGATTCTGACAACTTTCTGATCAAGGTTGAGGAACAAACTTCCATCCAGAAAATCAACGATTCGATCATTTATTCTGAAAATGGAAAGAACATCAGATTAGATCCCGGGACCTTAGTATCTATGAATTTTTTTATTTTTCACCCCAATATTTTCTGTGCCCTGGAAGCCTATTTTTATGATTTCATAGAGTCTCTTCCAATGCCTGAACAGGAATTTTATATTCCTTCTGCCGTACAGAGAATGATAGACGAAAACAAAATAAAAGTATTGGTAAAAGCTTCCCCCTCCCAATGGATGGGTGTTACGTATGCTGATGATAAAAAAGTGATTAAAAATTTCCTTATTACAGAAATTCAAAAGAACAGATATCCGGAAGACTTATGGAAATAA
- a CDS encoding phosphotransferase enzyme family protein produces the protein MEIKDIVAEFIGTENYSLSPITDGLINTTYLLEDKDRRRKFILQKINHNVFKQPEVVINNHLIINELLRSNNYQFQIIEPIPSLSHKFLVKDANDQSWRMLNFVENSITFLTAPSLQTAFEAAKTFSYFLTTVNTEKLPAIEAPLPDFLNFEKRIADYKSSLESAAPHLKESAKAEIEITNQLLSLPDQWIEMEKSNQIPKRIIHADVKISNILFDQNHNPLAVIDLDTMMISTILYDFGTMIQSYTNTTHEDDGSAKNNFNPEMYEAVKEGFLFYLKEKLAPEESAHLDYAAQVAIYIQEVRFLTDYLNGSTYYSITHPEHNLDRTKNQLELLKGLREYLGT, from the coding sequence ATGGAAATAAAAGATATTGTCGCTGAATTTATCGGTACAGAAAATTACAGTCTTTCTCCTATTACAGATGGACTGATCAATACAACTTACCTTTTGGAAGATAAGGACCGGAGAAGAAAATTTATCCTGCAAAAAATTAATCATAATGTTTTTAAACAGCCGGAAGTTGTGATCAACAATCATTTAATAATTAATGAACTTCTCAGGTCAAATAATTATCAATTTCAGATTATAGAACCAATTCCCTCTCTTTCCCATAAATTTCTGGTAAAAGATGCCAATGATCAGTCATGGCGCATGCTGAATTTTGTAGAAAACAGCATTACCTTTCTTACCGCTCCCTCTTTACAGACTGCTTTTGAGGCGGCTAAAACCTTCAGTTACTTCCTTACCACTGTAAATACTGAAAAGCTGCCTGCTATAGAAGCTCCCCTTCCTGATTTTCTCAATTTTGAAAAAAGAATTGCGGATTATAAAAGCTCACTGGAAAGTGCGGCTCCTCATTTAAAAGAAAGTGCAAAGGCTGAAATAGAGATTACCAATCAGCTTCTTTCCTTACCTGATCAATGGATAGAAATGGAGAAAAGCAATCAGATTCCCAAAAGAATCATTCATGCAGATGTAAAAATCAGCAATATCCTCTTCGATCAGAACCATAATCCGTTAGCTGTCATTGATCTGGATACGATGATGATTTCTACGATTTTATATGATTTTGGAACGATGATCCAGTCCTATACCAATACTACCCATGAAGATGACGGAAGCGCCAAAAACAATTTTAATCCTGAAATGTATGAGGCTGTAAAAGAAGGATTCCTATTTTATCTGAAAGAAAAATTAGCCCCGGAAGAATCTGCCCATCTTGATTATGCTGCGCAGGTGGCCATTTATATCCAGGAAGTTCGTTTTTTAACCGATTACCTGAATGGAAGCACCTACTATTCTATCACCCATCCGGAACATAATCTGGACAGAACAAAAAATCAATTGGAGCTATTAAAAGGATTAAGGGAGTATTTGGGTACTTAA